A DNA window from Gammaproteobacteria bacterium contains the following coding sequences:
- a CDS encoding S8 family serine peptidase translates to MLRVLILLLSVFFFTSTYADSHPPTRLIIKFKTETGQSQKILKRDHLAELGLRMGLAFSKIRTMSDGAQIVNLDSKDSYGVEEVIAQLNRDDEIEFAEVDRWVRIAKTPNDSRFVDQWSLRDSDVGGIGMPAAWDITTGSSDIVIAVVDTGVRAHADLSARLLPGYDLISSTTVSNDGDGRDADANDPGDWSSSDDFCGAGYSTWHGTHVAGIIAAASNNEKGIAGVNWVSKILPVRVLGRCGGYMSDIAAGIRWAAGVHVSGVPDNPNPAQVINLSLGAAGACGYTEQNAINDAVAAGAFVVVAAGNAGGDVAYGSPASCDNAFTVAAVTRDGKLASYSNTGEEVAIAAPGGGYSGAIVSTYNSGLKEAGDDSYYSMQGTSMAAPHVAGVASLMLSVSPSLTPAKLREHLLASVKTFPTGTSSDCTTNKCGAGILDAAAALRAVSGNQAPQISVMANRRANPGQVLNLTATASDPEGKAMSYLWTQVSGPLVSISQSTTTNAVITVPAATGSMVFQFSASDEKLLSANASVTISINQAPIAHAGRDRAVATGQTVFLDGTESGDDLGIASYSWQQIEGIAVSLSNSATVSPQFLAPATSQVLRFRLTVSDGDGLQSGATVSLNVNHAPVAVAGPDVVVNPGDTVTLSGAGSYDTDGSIRYHVWQQVAGETVELSTFIAPVSSFVAPQLPGWLSFDLSVQDDSGLVATDRVSVYVNEAPHIQIVGDLIGNVGDQLTLIADVQDADGSVSSIDWLQLDGPGVALSASSGDRQSFVLPSDTRDVVLQVTATDNMGLTATHDVHIQINQAPRAFAVFPAKINPGANISLDAVISEDPNNNITQYQWQQLSGPPITLLDADKVRANFVAPTGEGHLDFLLTVSDALGLTDETTISLLINKGVVIAIDAPTTVNMGDWVNLDAAQSADPDGYITRFEWTQLSGTPVDFVGRNSMLAGFYAPYKAQSLRFRLRITDDNFYAVEREVSVNINQAPVAKAGADIRVTPGSRVTLDGTRSLDVDGSIASYQWQQFLGESVVVNNALSSQPWFIAPAINGVLRFRLTVADDNGELHEDDVSVVVSTNNFASAGNDQTVSPAATVNLRPAILPSQYSVEWTQLDGPVSTLHRDGNSVSYVAPARSSQQVFLMKASDGQGRVSFDVVEVTVTNKAPVYDMPSFVTVNATEDVRISVNAQDDNQTKPVFKVIEIPAGAGFDEQLGEFYWNGHKSSGAYRFVFSLSDADDPSLFSVHTMDIRVIQPGEIRFSNDAMTVNETDGNIMIPVTRQRGSEDEYKVKVRIHYDLSGPEDAMSLSRELRWQDGEDGLRYVFMAIIDDLVGEGTEKLTLQLLHSEDDRLLDEMALYIVDDDVDDTGLIDFEVTQLDINEGDGKAIIKVRRKGGAHGEARVLFHTEAGNADAGTDYVETTGELFWSEGENDDKIIAVEIYDDDIGENDEALKVHLNSFGTINVLSNASTVVIKDNDPTCFIATAAYGTGMAPEVRYLRAFRDEFLLSNYLGRKFVEFYYDVSPPIADYLRQHTSLRETMRTLLEPLIAFSKYVVSDEAYVAQTDDKR, encoded by the coding sequence ATGCTCCGTGTTCTAATTTTACTGCTAAGCGTTTTCTTTTTTACCTCCACCTATGCCGACTCTCATCCGCCCACGCGCCTGATCATTAAATTCAAAACCGAAACCGGTCAAAGCCAGAAAATACTCAAGCGTGATCATCTTGCTGAACTTGGATTGCGTATGGGGCTGGCGTTTTCCAAGATACGCACCATGAGTGATGGCGCGCAGATTGTTAATCTTGATAGCAAGGACTCGTACGGAGTGGAAGAAGTTATCGCGCAGCTGAATCGCGATGATGAAATCGAGTTCGCTGAAGTCGACCGCTGGGTGCGTATTGCCAAAACGCCTAACGACAGTCGTTTCGTTGACCAATGGAGCCTGAGAGATAGCGATGTCGGTGGTATTGGAATGCCTGCGGCATGGGATATCACAACGGGTAGTAGCGATATCGTTATTGCCGTTGTTGATACCGGAGTGCGCGCGCACGCGGATTTGAGTGCGCGACTTCTGCCAGGTTATGACTTGATTTCAAGCACAACGGTTTCCAATGATGGCGATGGTCGTGATGCCGATGCCAATGATCCCGGTGATTGGAGTAGCAGTGACGATTTTTGTGGCGCGGGTTATAGCACGTGGCACGGCACTCATGTTGCGGGCATTATCGCCGCTGCAAGTAATAATGAAAAAGGCATTGCCGGCGTTAACTGGGTTTCGAAAATCTTGCCTGTGCGCGTTTTGGGACGATGTGGTGGATACATGTCGGATATTGCCGCAGGTATCCGTTGGGCTGCTGGAGTACATGTCAGTGGTGTTCCCGATAATCCAAATCCCGCGCAAGTTATAAATTTGAGTTTAGGTGCCGCCGGTGCGTGTGGATACACAGAGCAAAACGCGATTAACGATGCAGTAGCGGCAGGCGCTTTCGTTGTTGTTGCAGCAGGTAACGCTGGCGGTGACGTCGCATATGGATCACCCGCATCGTGTGATAACGCCTTTACTGTTGCGGCGGTAACGCGAGACGGCAAACTGGCGTCTTATAGCAATACGGGTGAAGAGGTCGCCATCGCCGCACCGGGTGGTGGCTATAGCGGCGCGATCGTATCGACATATAACAGTGGCCTGAAAGAAGCGGGGGACGATTCCTACTACAGCATGCAAGGCACCAGCATGGCCGCGCCGCATGTTGCCGGTGTTGCATCTCTTATGCTGTCAGTGTCGCCATCGTTAACACCTGCAAAATTGCGTGAACATTTGTTAGCGAGCGTGAAAACATTTCCAACGGGAACGAGTAGCGACTGTACAACGAATAAATGCGGCGCAGGCATATTAGATGCGGCCGCTGCCTTACGCGCGGTAAGCGGAAATCAGGCACCACAAATCAGTGTCATGGCGAATAGACGCGCGAATCCAGGGCAGGTGTTGAACTTGACGGCAACGGCTTCTGATCCGGAAGGCAAGGCGATGAGTTATTTATGGACTCAGGTTTCCGGTCCGTTAGTTTCTATTTCCCAATCGACCACGACGAATGCTGTAATCACGGTCCCTGCGGCAACAGGCAGTATGGTTTTTCAGTTCAGTGCCAGCGATGAAAAACTGTTGTCAGCAAATGCCAGTGTGACGATAAGCATTAACCAGGCACCCATCGCACACGCGGGAAGAGATCGCGCAGTTGCGACTGGGCAAACGGTATTTCTCGATGGAACTGAGAGTGGTGATGATTTGGGTATCGCTTCGTATTCGTGGCAGCAAATTGAAGGCATCGCGGTCAGTCTTTCTAACTCCGCAACGGTATCGCCGCAATTCCTGGCGCCCGCTACATCGCAGGTCTTGCGATTTCGTTTAACCGTTAGCGACGGCGATGGTTTGCAGTCGGGTGCGACGGTGAGCTTGAACGTCAATCACGCCCCTGTTGCCGTAGCGGGGCCCGATGTCGTGGTCAATCCCGGTGATACGGTCACGCTGAGTGGCGCGGGTAGTTATGATACCGATGGTAGTATTCGATACCATGTATGGCAGCAAGTAGCCGGTGAAACCGTGGAACTGTCGACATTTATCGCGCCGGTTTCCTCCTTTGTTGCGCCGCAATTGCCAGGCTGGTTAAGTTTCGATTTGTCAGTACAGGATGACAGCGGGCTTGTGGCTACCGATCGTGTAAGTGTCTATGTCAATGAGGCACCACATATTCAGATCGTGGGTGACTTGATCGGCAATGTCGGTGACCAGCTCACGCTTATCGCTGACGTGCAGGATGCGGATGGCAGTGTCTCAAGTATCGATTGGCTGCAGTTGGATGGACCAGGCGTGGCTTTGTCGGCTTCGAGTGGCGACCGGCAATCTTTTGTCTTACCCAGCGATACTCGCGATGTCGTATTACAGGTCACAGCAACCGACAATATGGGGCTCACAGCGACTCATGACGTACATATACAAATCAATCAGGCGCCCCGCGCATTTGCGGTTTTTCCGGCAAAAATAAATCCCGGCGCAAATATTTCACTTGATGCAGTCATCAGTGAAGACCCTAATAACAATATTACACAATACCAGTGGCAACAATTGAGTGGACCCCCGATTACTCTTCTCGATGCGGATAAAGTGCGCGCTAATTTTGTTGCGCCAACAGGTGAAGGACATCTAGATTTCTTACTTACGGTAAGCGATGCGCTTGGCCTAACAGATGAAACGACAATATCGCTTTTAATCAATAAAGGGGTTGTGATAGCGATAGATGCGCCAACGACAGTGAATATGGGAGACTGGGTAAATCTTGATGCTGCGCAAAGCGCCGACCCTGATGGTTATATCACGCGCTTTGAATGGACCCAGTTAAGCGGCACGCCGGTGGATTTCGTAGGGAGAAATAGTATGCTGGCCGGCTTCTATGCACCGTATAAGGCGCAGTCATTGCGATTTCGTTTACGTATCACGGACGACAATTTTTATGCCGTCGAACGGGAAGTGTCAGTCAATATCAATCAAGCGCCAGTGGCGAAAGCCGGAGCGGATATTCGTGTTACTCCGGGCTCGCGAGTTACACTTGATGGCACGCGTAGTCTGGATGTCGATGGATCTATTGCATCCTATCAATGGCAGCAGTTTCTTGGTGAATCCGTGGTGGTGAATAATGCATTGTCATCGCAGCCGTGGTTTATCGCGCCGGCAATCAATGGTGTATTGCGTTTTCGTCTTACAGTGGCAGATGACAATGGCGAATTACATGAAGATGATGTATCCGTCGTCGTCAGTACAAACAATTTCGCTTCCGCCGGCAATGATCAAACGGTTTCACCCGCGGCGACGGTTAATTTAAGGCCTGCGATATTGCCCTCGCAATACAGCGTAGAATGGACGCAACTCGACGGTCCGGTTTCCACTCTTCACCGCGATGGCAATAGCGTCAGTTATGTCGCGCCCGCACGTAGCAGTCAGCAGGTATTTCTAATGAAGGCGAGTGACGGACAAGGACGTGTTTCGTTTGACGTGGTGGAAGTTACCGTGACAAACAAAGCGCCGGTATACGATATGCCGTCCTTTGTTACCGTGAACGCTACCGAAGACGTGCGCATAAGCGTGAATGCCCAGGATGACAACCAGACCAAACCCGTTTTCAAGGTGATAGAAATTCCTGCTGGCGCGGGTTTTGATGAGCAACTGGGCGAGTTTTACTGGAACGGTCATAAGTCATCCGGCGCATACCGTTTTGTATTCTCGCTAAGCGATGCAGATGACCCCAGTTTGTTCAGTGTGCATACGATGGACATACGCGTCATTCAACCGGGTGAAATTCGTTTTAGCAACGACGCAATGACGGTGAACGAAACCGATGGCAATATTATGATACCGGTAACGCGTCAGCGTGGAAGTGAAGACGAATACAAAGTGAAGGTCAGAATCCATTATGATCTGTCCGGCCCCGAAGATGCGATGTCTTTGAGTCGAGAGTTACGCTGGCAGGATGGTGAAGACGGATTACGCTATGTGTTTATGGCGATCATTGATGACCTGGTTGGTGAAGGCACAGAAAAATTGACCTTGCAACTATTGCATAGCGAGGATGATCGCTTGCTGGATGAAATGGCTTTATACATTGTTGACGACGACGTAGATGACACGGGCTTGATTGATTTTGAAGTGACTCAGCTCGATATCAACGAAGGTGATGGCAAGGCCATAATTAAAGTGCGACGCAAGGGCGGCGCCCATGGGGAGGCGCGCGTTTTATTCCATACCGAGGCAGGTAATGCTGATGCCGGTACTGATTACGTCGAAACAACGGGAGAGTTGTTCTGGTCTGAAGGTGAAAACGACGACAAGATTATCGCCGTGGAAATCTACGACGATGACATTGGCGAAAACGATGAGGCCTTAAAAGTACATCTCAATTCTTTCGGCACTATCAATGTATTGAGCAACGCCTCGACGGTCGTGATTAAAGACAATGATCCAACCTGTTTTATTGCAACCGCGGCTTATGGCACAGGTATGGCCCCTGAAGTTCGTTATCTACGTGCTTTCCGAGACGAATTTCTACTAAGTAATTACCTGGGAAGAAAATTCGTCGAGTTCTATTACGACGTCAGCCCGCCCATTGCCGACTATTTACGACAGCACACGTCACTGCGCGAAACCATGCGTACTTTACTTGAGCCGCTAATCGCGTTCAGCAAGTATGTCGTGTCAGATGAAGCGTATGTCGCACAGACGGATGATAAACGTTAG
- the gspF gene encoding type II secretion system inner membrane protein GspF: MGAFEYKALNEKGKETKGVLEGDTARQVRQQLRDRGWMPLSVEEVRQKEARAGKRQFSLTRGIKATDLSLITRQLATLVRSGLPIDEALMAVSEQSEKTRIRNMVMGVRSRVLEGHTMASALGDYPHIFNELFRSTVEAGEQSGHLTGVLGRLADYTEARQKLNQNIVMALVYPIMIVLVAIAVVMLLLAYVVPQVVQMFETIGQELPLLTQGLIMVSAFVSGFGIYVFILLVMAAALFSYMMRIESFKRQFHHLLLRIPIVARLTRAMNTGRFSRTFSILTASGVPVLEAMRISGQVIVNLPMRDAVNEAARKVREGTGISKALNASGYFPPMAIHLIASGESSGNLEEMLERTAENQEREVETMITGMMSLFEPLMILIMGGVVVTIVLAIMLPILDMNTLVK; this comes from the coding sequence ATGGGTGCGTTTGAATACAAAGCGCTAAACGAGAAAGGCAAAGAGACCAAAGGCGTACTTGAAGGCGACACCGCGCGTCAGGTACGTCAGCAATTACGTGATCGCGGCTGGATGCCTTTATCTGTCGAGGAAGTGCGCCAGAAAGAGGCGCGCGCAGGGAAACGTCAGTTTTCATTGACTCGCGGAATCAAGGCAACCGATTTGTCACTCATCACCCGTCAGCTCGCAACGCTGGTGCGCTCCGGACTACCTATTGATGAAGCGCTCATGGCGGTCTCGGAACAATCCGAGAAAACGCGTATACGCAATATGGTCATGGGTGTGCGTTCGCGAGTTCTCGAAGGCCATACCATGGCCTCTGCTCTGGGCGACTACCCTCATATCTTTAACGAACTCTTTCGCAGCACGGTTGAGGCCGGAGAGCAGTCGGGTCATCTTACCGGTGTGTTGGGGCGATTGGCGGATTACACCGAAGCGCGTCAGAAGCTCAACCAGAACATTGTCATGGCATTAGTCTATCCGATCATGATTGTGTTGGTGGCGATAGCGGTTGTAATGCTTTTGCTGGCCTATGTCGTACCGCAAGTGGTACAGATGTTCGAAACGATTGGCCAGGAATTGCCGCTGCTGACACAGGGCTTGATTATGGTCAGCGCCTTTGTCTCAGGTTTCGGGATTTATGTTTTCATTTTGCTGGTGATGGCGGCCGCGCTGTTTAGCTACATGATGCGCATAGAATCCTTTAAACGTCAGTTTCACCACCTGCTGCTGCGTATTCCTATAGTGGCGCGGCTCACCCGCGCAATGAATACCGGGCGATTTTCTCGCACCTTTAGCATACTCACCGCCAGTGGCGTGCCGGTACTGGAGGCGATGCGTATCTCTGGACAGGTTATCGTCAATCTCCCCATGCGTGACGCCGTCAATGAAGCAGCGCGTAAGGTTCGCGAAGGTACCGGTATCAGCAAGGCCTTAAACGCTTCCGGTTATTTTCCGCCGATGGCGATACACCTGATTGCCTCAGGTGAATCATCGGGAAATCTTGAAGAGATGTTAGAACGCACCGCGGAAAACCAGGAACGGGAGGTTGAAACCATGATTACCGGCATGATGAGTCTGTTCGAGCCCTTGATGATACTGATCATGGGTGGCGTGGTTGTCACTATCGTATTGGCGATCATGTTGCCGATACTGGATATGAACACCCTGGTTAAATAA
- the gspE gene encoding type II secretion system ATPase GspE, whose amino-acid sequence MQQTSQPSSHFSEFEEEHPSEAAQFDDGAHKKISFAFARRHHIVLGDEEDGQVVVFCGPKVSSQTLIEIRRFLQQPVRLQRLDLEEFERRLQQKYERADNQSMAMADAGDELDLQSVAQELAEPEDLLETADDAPIIRLINALLAEAIKEGASDVHIEPFENRLVVRFRVDGVLHEVLEQKKAVTPLIVSRIKVMAKLDIAEKRIPQDGRISLRIAGRAVDVRVSTMPSGHGERVVLRLLDKQAGRIDLEQLGMDKKSFEVMQRIILRPHGIILVTGPTGSGKTTSLYAVLSKLNDRRRNIMTVEDPIEYFLDGVGQTNVNTKVDMTFARGLRAILRQDPDVVMVGEIRDLETAEIAVQASLTGHLVLSTLHTNTAVGAVTRLRDMGVEPFLISSSLLGVVAQRLVRLLCPDCKEAVTASHSDCELLGVATDNPPTIYRPKGCKVCSYLGYRGRSGIYEVVEIDESIRGMIHDGDSEHRMEQQARTRTPGIRDDGMRRVLSGHTSLEEVLRVTREG is encoded by the coding sequence ATGCAGCAGACCAGTCAACCCAGTAGCCATTTCAGCGAGTTTGAAGAAGAGCATCCTTCGGAGGCAGCGCAATTTGATGATGGGGCGCATAAGAAAATCAGCTTCGCTTTTGCTCGGCGGCACCATATCGTGCTGGGCGATGAGGAAGATGGGCAAGTTGTAGTTTTTTGTGGCCCCAAAGTCAGCTCGCAAACCCTGATCGAAATTCGCCGATTTCTACAGCAACCGGTACGTCTGCAACGTCTGGATCTCGAAGAATTTGAACGGCGTCTGCAACAAAAATATGAACGCGCAGACAATCAATCCATGGCCATGGCCGATGCAGGTGACGAGTTAGATCTGCAAAGCGTGGCGCAGGAGCTGGCCGAACCCGAAGATCTGCTAGAGACGGCCGATGATGCGCCGATTATTCGTCTCATCAATGCGCTGCTAGCCGAAGCTATTAAGGAAGGCGCATCTGACGTCCACATTGAACCCTTTGAAAACCGGCTGGTGGTGCGCTTTCGCGTCGACGGCGTGTTGCACGAAGTACTGGAACAGAAGAAGGCGGTTACGCCGCTCATTGTTTCGCGTATCAAGGTCATGGCCAAACTGGATATCGCTGAAAAACGTATCCCTCAAGACGGCCGTATTTCCCTGCGTATCGCCGGACGCGCGGTAGACGTGCGTGTTTCCACCATGCCTTCTGGTCACGGCGAGCGCGTGGTATTGCGTCTACTGGATAAGCAGGCCGGGCGTATTGATCTCGAACAATTGGGCATGGACAAGAAGTCTTTCGAAGTCATGCAACGCATTATTCTTCGGCCACACGGGATTATTCTGGTAACTGGGCCGACCGGTTCAGGTAAAACCACCTCCTTGTATGCGGTGCTGTCAAAACTCAATGATCGCCGCCGTAACATCATGACGGTGGAAGACCCTATCGAATATTTTCTCGATGGCGTCGGTCAAACCAACGTCAACACCAAAGTGGATATGACCTTCGCGCGCGGACTGCGCGCCATACTGCGTCAGGACCCGGATGTGGTGATGGTCGGTGAGATACGTGATCTGGAAACCGCCGAAATCGCGGTGCAGGCGAGTTTGACCGGACACCTGGTGTTGTCCACCCTGCATACGAATACCGCTGTTGGTGCGGTTACGCGTTTGCGCGATATGGGCGTCGAGCCCTTTCTTATATCGTCGAGTTTATTGGGCGTGGTCGCTCAGCGACTGGTGCGTTTGTTATGCCCGGATTGTAAGGAAGCGGTTACTGCGAGTCATTCCGACTGTGAATTGCTCGGTGTTGCTACCGACAATCCTCCGACGATTTATCGTCCCAAGGGATGCAAAGTCTGTAGCTATCTTGGTTATCGCGGACGTTCCGGTATTTATGAAGTCGTAGAAATCGACGAGTCGATCCGCGGCATGATTCATGACGGCGACAGCGAACACCGCATGGAACAGCAGGCCAGAACCCGTACGCCGGGTATACGTGATGACGGGATGCGTCGTGTGCTCAGTGGGCATACGTCGCTGGAAGAAGTTTTGCGCGTTACTCGTGAAGGCTGA
- the gspD gene encoding type II secretion system secretin GspD: MRVMVKRQAVAQAWLGRRTKKLAALSLFLLLVSPMASALTLNLKGADISSVISTVAEATGKNFIIDPRVKGKVTVISSRELNKNELYQVFLAILEVHGFTAVPAGKVIKILPDADAKHNGVPFDGVGQEVVTRVLDIKHIAAARLVPILRPLVPPQGHLAAHAETNTLIISDRAANVDRLVRIIERIDESSGAEVEVVQLGNASAAEVVRILQSLERSNKGKEPQSEGVTMVADERTNSIILGGEKSSRLRIKTIIAHLDTPSEMTGNTHVIYLKYAKAKDLVSVLTGVGQTEAKENAKGKAAKGGSKGNSDFNIQADESSNALVISGPPDIFRSLEAVIHKLDVRRAQVLVEAIITEVSASKQSEMGVQWFGNGASLGLPIGMTNFGNPSITQVGQNVVTAGGGDPTKSLLAGVGAMGEGLSIGAMIGDVTQDVLSVGGLIKLLASHSGTNVLSTPNIVTMDNQEAEIFVGDEVSVPTGSFTSTGTGSTPTNPFTTYKPKQVGIRLKVKPQINEGDAIKLELDASVDSITSGSAGTAGLVTSQRTLKTSVMVDDKRIVVLGGLISDQEDEIVSKVPLLGDIPLLGSLFRYKNKRKLKKNLMVFLRPTILRDAAVTAQISGGKYNFMRGIQADARNMDDEDIQKIMPFIEIPPDRVKDSSASE, from the coding sequence ATGCGAGTAATGGTAAAGAGACAGGCTGTCGCGCAGGCCTGGCTAGGAAGACGAACGAAAAAGCTGGCGGCGTTATCCCTGTTTTTGCTGCTTGTCAGTCCTATGGCATCGGCGCTGACCCTCAATCTCAAGGGCGCGGATATTTCATCAGTCATCAGCACCGTCGCAGAGGCGACAGGCAAAAACTTTATTATCGACCCGCGAGTCAAGGGCAAGGTGACGGTAATCTCTTCCCGCGAGTTGAACAAGAACGAACTGTATCAGGTATTTCTTGCGATATTGGAAGTGCACGGGTTTACGGCAGTACCTGCCGGAAAAGTGATAAAGATACTTCCCGATGCGGATGCCAAACATAACGGCGTACCTTTCGATGGCGTAGGTCAGGAAGTTGTCACGAGAGTTCTCGATATCAAACATATCGCTGCGGCGCGACTGGTGCCGATACTTCGCCCTCTCGTACCTCCACAAGGTCACCTCGCCGCGCACGCGGAAACCAACACCCTGATTATTTCTGATCGCGCGGCGAATGTGGATCGCCTGGTGCGTATTATCGAGCGTATCGACGAGTCGAGTGGCGCGGAAGTTGAGGTGGTGCAACTGGGGAATGCATCGGCTGCGGAAGTCGTGCGTATTCTGCAAAGTCTTGAGCGTAGCAACAAAGGTAAAGAGCCACAGAGCGAAGGCGTTACCATGGTTGCAGATGAGCGAACCAATAGCATTATCCTTGGTGGCGAGAAGAGTTCGCGTTTACGTATTAAAACCATTATTGCCCATCTCGATACGCCGTCTGAAATGACTGGTAACACGCACGTCATCTATTTGAAATATGCCAAGGCCAAAGATCTGGTGAGTGTATTGACCGGCGTGGGCCAGACTGAAGCCAAGGAAAATGCCAAGGGCAAGGCAGCAAAAGGGGGATCAAAGGGAAATAGTGATTTCAATATCCAGGCCGACGAGAGTTCGAATGCACTGGTTATTTCCGGCCCGCCCGATATATTCCGTTCCCTGGAGGCGGTTATCCATAAGCTGGATGTGAGACGCGCTCAGGTTTTGGTAGAAGCGATTATTACCGAGGTTTCAGCCTCGAAGCAGTCGGAAATGGGTGTGCAGTGGTTTGGTAATGGTGCCTCGCTAGGTCTGCCTATCGGGATGACCAATTTTGGCAATCCGTCAATTACCCAGGTTGGCCAAAATGTGGTCACAGCTGGCGGTGGGGATCCTACCAAGTCTCTGCTAGCAGGTGTGGGTGCCATGGGTGAAGGATTGTCCATCGGCGCAATGATTGGTGATGTTACCCAGGACGTTTTATCTGTTGGCGGCTTGATCAAACTGTTGGCCAGTCACAGCGGCACCAATGTTTTGTCCACGCCTAACATTGTGACCATGGATAATCAGGAAGCGGAAATCTTTGTCGGTGACGAGGTGTCCGTACCTACAGGAAGTTTTACCTCTACCGGTACAGGCAGCACGCCTACCAATCCATTTACGACATACAAGCCGAAACAAGTCGGTATACGTCTCAAGGTCAAGCCACAGATTAACGAAGGTGATGCGATCAAGCTGGAACTTGATGCCAGCGTGGATTCCATTACTTCAGGTTCTGCGGGTACTGCTGGTCTGGTAACCAGCCAGCGTACACTCAAAACATCGGTCATGGTTGATGACAAACGCATCGTCGTACTTGGTGGTTTGATTTCCGACCAGGAAGACGAAATCGTTTCCAAAGTGCCTTTGCTTGGTGATATCCCATTGTTAGGCAGTCTGTTCCGATATAAAAACAAGCGTAAATTGAAAAAGAATCTGATGGTGTTTTTACGCCCGACGATTTTGCGTGACGCGGCAGTTACAGCGCAAATCTCCGGTGGCAAGTATAACTTTATGCGAGGCATACAGGCCGACGCGCGCAATATGGATGATGAGGATATACAAAAAATTATGCCCTTTATCGAGATACCGCCAGATCGCGTAAAAGACAGTAGTGCAAGTGAATAA
- the gspC gene encoding type II secretion system protein GspC: MFSIDIQRLKLPSDWSPHLARLPLAANVLMVVIIAGTFAELTWKLIPQPSLPDVPGALLQSPRSPSPDTNVVSSVQHNIASWHLFGEAQQQIEAPTVEDVPEEAPDTTLALTLLGVIAGGSSSWAIIADRGGNEDTYGINAPLPGGAVVKEIFADRVILLHNNRFETLRLPEDKEAGTMDFGSRNIARTAPSPRQSSRPDRPRGAVTRVGPEVTTVVKEYKQKLMSDPQSVMGVVRAEPYRRGGKLSGYRIFPGQDKELMNRVGLRPGDVVTAVNGIELDSPLKGLEIMQQITDATEVSVDVLRNGSTQTFVVPMN; the protein is encoded by the coding sequence ATGTTTTCTATTGATATTCAGCGCCTGAAGTTACCATCGGACTGGAGTCCCCATCTGGCTCGTCTGCCATTGGCTGCGAATGTGCTGATGGTTGTCATCATTGCAGGCACTTTTGCGGAGTTGACATGGAAACTGATTCCCCAGCCTTCATTGCCCGACGTTCCTGGCGCCCTGTTGCAGTCGCCTCGTTCCCCCTCGCCTGATACCAACGTGGTATCAAGTGTTCAGCACAATATCGCCAGCTGGCATTTGTTTGGCGAGGCCCAACAGCAAATTGAGGCACCGACAGTCGAAGACGTGCCGGAAGAAGCCCCTGACACCACGTTGGCGCTAACCTTGCTCGGCGTTATCGCAGGTGGTAGCAGTTCCTGGGCGATAATTGCTGATCGTGGCGGAAACGAGGATACGTATGGAATCAATGCGCCGTTGCCTGGTGGCGCGGTAGTCAAAGAAATATTTGCGGACCGCGTGATACTCCTTCATAACAACCGATTTGAGACTTTGCGTTTGCCCGAGGACAAGGAAGCTGGCACCATGGATTTCGGTAGTCGAAACATCGCGCGGACAGCTCCGTCCCCGAGGCAGTCGTCACGTCCGGATCGTCCCCGAGGAGCGGTCACCAGAGTAGGGCCCGAGGTGACCACGGTTGTAAAGGAATACAAACAAAAGCTCATGAGCGACCCTCAATCTGTAATGGGCGTCGTACGCGCGGAGCCTTACCGTCGTGGGGGCAAACTCTCAGGTTATCGAATATTCCCCGGACAGGATAAAGAATTGATGAACCGCGTGGGCTTACGCCCCGGTGATGTCGTCACTGCGGTCAACGGCATCGAGCTCGATAGCCCATTAAAAGGGCTGGAAATCATGCAACAAATTACCGATGCCACCGAGGTATCTGTGGACGTGCTACGAAACGGCTCGACCCAAACCTTCGTGGTACCTATGAATTAA